The Erythrolamprus reginae isolate rEryReg1 chromosome 3, rEryReg1.hap1, whole genome shotgun sequence genome contains a region encoding:
- the LOC139164162 gene encoding protein zyg-11 homolog B-like isoform X1, which yields MPAVCHGSLPADPPTSPAPPFRRLPGCAEASPYSLVDICLNVLVNDLAKFCTERPDGSLCLKESQRLPQEVADRLLQIMAYQESLNDGTVGIFQGNQIRLKQACIRKAKISAQSFKKAFCHHKLVQLDAAGMNETVTIADVVKGLGSSKWIQNNLQCLVLDSLTLFPTNSCERFFSQFPGLRFLSITNVLFGDEHLADVATLPKLESLNISNTSVTNISALLACRNCLKSLTMYSLKCLKMPTAKFLDVIRGLKYLVHLDISDNQYSGSEIAFCLLRQKDILPNLVSLDISGNKSITDEAVEAFVRQRPQMHFIGLLGTAAGFTEFLSGQGRLKVSGGENEMQILEALKRYNERPVFVKEAFFHLFLQTCFMKITKPEILKLVIIGMRNHPLDLAVQLTASACVLNLTKQGLAAGMPVRLLSSVIQLLLKAMETFPEQRQLQKNCLLSLSNVRILQDVPFNRFVAAKFVVQWLCNQENQHIQRIAVNVISVLGLKLSDDQAAQLSAEFNIVVGKLLETIEQKTNQPELDATFHFTLRALWNLTDEAPAMCAHFMDHKGLDLFLEVLEVFSSDSSIQHKALGLLNNVAEVRELHPRLMQKNFVDHVSELLNSAEIEVSYFAAGIAANLISRGEEAWTLSQKLRGSFIEKLHSTLLKWPTAECKMVALPAYRSLKPFYALLDCFTLPGVQIWAAWAILHVCCKTPAKYCAMLIDENGLQHLYNIKENDQSDPDVQCLIAKILCYVETHVKYYGKPKHLKELQGHSD from the exons ATGCCGGCTGTTTGCCATGGTTCGCTTCCTGCAGATCCGCCAACGAGCCCCGCTCCCCCTTTCCGGAGACTGCCCGGTTGTGCAG AAGCTTCTCCATATTCTCTAGTGGACATCTGCTTGAATGTCTTGGTTAATGATCTGGCAAAATTCTGTACAGAAAGACCAGACGGATCGCTGTGCTTGAAAGAATCTCAAAGGCTTCCACAAGAAGTAGCTGATCGACTGCTGCAAATAATGGCTTATCAAG AGTCGTTAAATGATGGTACTGTGGGCATTTTCCAAGGCAACCAAATTCGTTTGAAGCAAGCTTGCATCCGCAAAGCGAAAATCTCAGCCCAATCCTTCAAGAAGGCCTTCTGCCATCATAAACTAGTACAGCTTGATGCTGCAGGAATGAATGAAACTGTTACCATTGCAGATGTTGTGAAGGGACTGGGAAGCAGTAAATGGATCCAGAACAATCTCCAGTGCCTTGTCTTGGATTCATTAACTCTTTTTCCTACAAATTCGTGTGAAAGATTCTTTAGTCAGTTCCCTGGTCTTCGTTTTTTGAGTATTACAAATGTGTTGTTCGGAGATGAACATCTAGCAGATGTTGCTACCCTGCCAAAATTAGAAAGCTTGAACATATCCAACACGTCTGTTACAAATATATCTGCACTTCTCGCCTGCAGGAATTGTCTGAAATCTCTAACAATGTACAGTTTGAAATGTTTGAAAATGCCTACCGCCAAATTCTTAGATGTCATCAGAGGACTAAAGTATCTGGTTCACCTTGATATCTCAGACAATCAGTATTCTGGATCCGAGATTGCCTTTTGTTTGCTAAGGCAAAAGGACATTCTGCCCAATCTTGTGTCTTTGGACATTTCAGGGAACAAATCGATTACTGATGAAGCTGTAGAAGCTTTTGTCAGACAGCGGCCACAAATGCACTTTATAGGTTTGTTAGGTACAGCAGCTGGATTCACAGAGTTCCTTTCTGGACAAGGAAGATTGAAG GTATCGGGAGGAGAAAATGAAATGCAGATTTTAGAAGCTCTGAAACGCTACAACGAAAGGCCAGTATTTGTGAAGGAGGCCTTCTTTCATCTTTTTCTGCAAACCTGTTTTATGAAAATCACAAAGCCTGAAATTTTAAAG CTTGTGATTATTGGAATGAGGAATCACCCTTTGGATTTGGCAGTGCAATTAACTGCTAGCGCCTGTGTCCTTAATTTAACTAAGCAAGGCCTAGCAGCCGGCATGCCTGTTCGTCTGCTCTCCAGTGTAATTCAGCTGCTCCTTAAAGCCATGGAAACGTTTCCTGAACAAAGGCAG CTCCAGAAGAATTGCCTTCTTTCATTATCTAATGTCAGGATCCTCCAAGATGTTCCATTTAACAG GTTTGTGGCTGCCAAATTTGTTGTTCAGTGGCTTTGTAATCAGGAGAATCAACATATACAAAGAATTGCAGTTAATGTAATCTCTGTCCTGGGACTTAAG CTTTCAGATGATCAAGCAGCACAACTTTCCGCAGAATTCAACATTGTTGTTGGG aaACTGCTTGAAACTATTGAACAAAAAACAAATCAGCCTGAATTAGATGCAACTTTCCATTTTACACTTCGTGCGCTTTGGAATCTCACAGATGAAGCTCCAGCTATGTGTGCACACTTTATGGACCACAAAGGACTGGATCTTTTCTTGGAAGTTTTAGAG gTTTTTTCTTCTGATTCATCTATACAACACAAAGCTCTTGGCCTCCTG AACAACGTGGCGGAGGTGAGAGAGCTTCATCCCAGGCTAATGCAGAAGAACTTTGTGGATCACGTCAGTGAACTCTTGAACAGTGCTGAGATAGAAGTCAGCTATTTTGCAGCTGGAATTGCGGCCAATTTGATATCTAGAGGTGAAGAAGCCTGGACATTGAGTCAAAAACTGAGAGGATCTTTTATTGAAAAGCTG CATTCAACCCTGTTGAAGTGGCCAACAGCAGAATGCAAGATGGTAGCCCTGCCGGCTTATAG GTCTCTCAAGCCATTTTACGCACTGCTTGACTGCTTCACATTACCTGGAGTACAGATCTGGGCTGCGTGGGCTATTCTGCATGTTTGCTGCAAAACAC CTGCCAAATACTGTGCAATGTTAATAGACGAGAATGGACTACAGCACTTATATAATATCAAAGAAAATGACCAGAGTGATCCTGATGTCCAATGTTTAATAGCCAAGATATTATGTTATGTGGAAACTCATGTGAAATATTATGGGAAGCCTAAACATTTAAAAGAGCTACAAGGCCATTCAGACTGA
- the LOC139164162 gene encoding protein zyg-11 homolog B-like isoform X2, with product MVRFLQIRQRAPLPLSGDCPVVQAEASPYSLVDICLNVLVNDLAKFCTERPDGSLCLKESQRLPQEVADRLLQIMAYQESLNDGTVGIFQGNQIRLKQACIRKAKISAQSFKKAFCHHKLVQLDAAGMNETVTIADVVKGLGSSKWIQNNLQCLVLDSLTLFPTNSCERFFSQFPGLRFLSITNVLFGDEHLADVATLPKLESLNISNTSVTNISALLACRNCLKSLTMYSLKCLKMPTAKFLDVIRGLKYLVHLDISDNQYSGSEIAFCLLRQKDILPNLVSLDISGNKSITDEAVEAFVRQRPQMHFIGLLGTAAGFTEFLSGQGRLKVSGGENEMQILEALKRYNERPVFVKEAFFHLFLQTCFMKITKPEILKLVIIGMRNHPLDLAVQLTASACVLNLTKQGLAAGMPVRLLSSVIQLLLKAMETFPEQRQLQKNCLLSLSNVRILQDVPFNRFVAAKFVVQWLCNQENQHIQRIAVNVISVLGLKLSDDQAAQLSAEFNIVVGKLLETIEQKTNQPELDATFHFTLRALWNLTDEAPAMCAHFMDHKGLDLFLEVLEVFSSDSSIQHKALGLLNNVAEVRELHPRLMQKNFVDHVSELLNSAEIEVSYFAAGIAANLISRGEEAWTLSQKLRGSFIEKLHSTLLKWPTAECKMVALPAYRSLKPFYALLDCFTLPGVQIWAAWAILHVCCKTPAKYCAMLIDENGLQHLYNIKENDQSDPDVQCLIAKILCYVETHVKYYGKPKHLKELQGHSD from the exons ATGGTTCGCTTCCTGCAGATCCGCCAACGAGCCCCGCTCCCCCTTTCCGGAGACTGCCCGGTTGTGCAG GCAGAAGCTTCTCCATATTCTCTAGTGGACATCTGCTTGAATGTCTTGGTTAATGATCTGGCAAAATTCTGTACAGAAAGACCAGACGGATCGCTGTGCTTGAAAGAATCTCAAAGGCTTCCACAAGAAGTAGCTGATCGACTGCTGCAAATAATGGCTTATCAAG AGTCGTTAAATGATGGTACTGTGGGCATTTTCCAAGGCAACCAAATTCGTTTGAAGCAAGCTTGCATCCGCAAAGCGAAAATCTCAGCCCAATCCTTCAAGAAGGCCTTCTGCCATCATAAACTAGTACAGCTTGATGCTGCAGGAATGAATGAAACTGTTACCATTGCAGATGTTGTGAAGGGACTGGGAAGCAGTAAATGGATCCAGAACAATCTCCAGTGCCTTGTCTTGGATTCATTAACTCTTTTTCCTACAAATTCGTGTGAAAGATTCTTTAGTCAGTTCCCTGGTCTTCGTTTTTTGAGTATTACAAATGTGTTGTTCGGAGATGAACATCTAGCAGATGTTGCTACCCTGCCAAAATTAGAAAGCTTGAACATATCCAACACGTCTGTTACAAATATATCTGCACTTCTCGCCTGCAGGAATTGTCTGAAATCTCTAACAATGTACAGTTTGAAATGTTTGAAAATGCCTACCGCCAAATTCTTAGATGTCATCAGAGGACTAAAGTATCTGGTTCACCTTGATATCTCAGACAATCAGTATTCTGGATCCGAGATTGCCTTTTGTTTGCTAAGGCAAAAGGACATTCTGCCCAATCTTGTGTCTTTGGACATTTCAGGGAACAAATCGATTACTGATGAAGCTGTAGAAGCTTTTGTCAGACAGCGGCCACAAATGCACTTTATAGGTTTGTTAGGTACAGCAGCTGGATTCACAGAGTTCCTTTCTGGACAAGGAAGATTGAAG GTATCGGGAGGAGAAAATGAAATGCAGATTTTAGAAGCTCTGAAACGCTACAACGAAAGGCCAGTATTTGTGAAGGAGGCCTTCTTTCATCTTTTTCTGCAAACCTGTTTTATGAAAATCACAAAGCCTGAAATTTTAAAG CTTGTGATTATTGGAATGAGGAATCACCCTTTGGATTTGGCAGTGCAATTAACTGCTAGCGCCTGTGTCCTTAATTTAACTAAGCAAGGCCTAGCAGCCGGCATGCCTGTTCGTCTGCTCTCCAGTGTAATTCAGCTGCTCCTTAAAGCCATGGAAACGTTTCCTGAACAAAGGCAG CTCCAGAAGAATTGCCTTCTTTCATTATCTAATGTCAGGATCCTCCAAGATGTTCCATTTAACAG GTTTGTGGCTGCCAAATTTGTTGTTCAGTGGCTTTGTAATCAGGAGAATCAACATATACAAAGAATTGCAGTTAATGTAATCTCTGTCCTGGGACTTAAG CTTTCAGATGATCAAGCAGCACAACTTTCCGCAGAATTCAACATTGTTGTTGGG aaACTGCTTGAAACTATTGAACAAAAAACAAATCAGCCTGAATTAGATGCAACTTTCCATTTTACACTTCGTGCGCTTTGGAATCTCACAGATGAAGCTCCAGCTATGTGTGCACACTTTATGGACCACAAAGGACTGGATCTTTTCTTGGAAGTTTTAGAG gTTTTTTCTTCTGATTCATCTATACAACACAAAGCTCTTGGCCTCCTG AACAACGTGGCGGAGGTGAGAGAGCTTCATCCCAGGCTAATGCAGAAGAACTTTGTGGATCACGTCAGTGAACTCTTGAACAGTGCTGAGATAGAAGTCAGCTATTTTGCAGCTGGAATTGCGGCCAATTTGATATCTAGAGGTGAAGAAGCCTGGACATTGAGTCAAAAACTGAGAGGATCTTTTATTGAAAAGCTG CATTCAACCCTGTTGAAGTGGCCAACAGCAGAATGCAAGATGGTAGCCCTGCCGGCTTATAG GTCTCTCAAGCCATTTTACGCACTGCTTGACTGCTTCACATTACCTGGAGTACAGATCTGGGCTGCGTGGGCTATTCTGCATGTTTGCTGCAAAACAC CTGCCAAATACTGTGCAATGTTAATAGACGAGAATGGACTACAGCACTTATATAATATCAAAGAAAATGACCAGAGTGATCCTGATGTCCAATGTTTAATAGCCAAGATATTATGTTATGTGGAAACTCATGTGAAATATTATGGGAAGCCTAAACATTTAAAAGAGCTACAAGGCCATTCAGACTGA